In Phacochoerus africanus isolate WHEZ1 chromosome 2, ROS_Pafr_v1, whole genome shotgun sequence, one DNA window encodes the following:
- the NIPSNAP3A gene encoding protein NipSnap homolog 3A isoform X2 produces MNEFLENVKKNIHLQTARSELVGYWSVEFGGRLNKVFHIWKYDNFAHRIEVQKALAKDKEWQEQFLIPNLALIDKQESEITYLVPWCKLEKPPKEGVYELATFQMKPGGPALWGDPFKRAVHTHINQGYAKLVGVFHAEYGMLNRVHVLWWNESADSRAAGRHQSHEDPRVVAAVRESVNFLGSQQNMLLIPTSFSPLK; encoded by the exons ATGAATGAGTTCCtggaaaatgttaagaaaaacatTCATCTTCAGACAGCTCGCTCTGAATTGGTTGGATACTGGAGTGTAGAATTTGGAGGCAGACTGAATAAGGTGTTTCATATTTGGAAGTATG ACAATTTTGCTCATCGAATTGAAGTTCAGAAAGCCTTGGCCAAAGATAAGGAATGGCAAGAACAATTTCTCATTCCAAATCTGGCTCTTATTGATAAACAGGAGAGTGAAATTACTTATCTGGTGCCATGGTGCAAATTAGAAAAACCTCCAAAAGAAG GAGTTTATGAACTGGCTACTTTTCAGATGAAACCTGGTGGGCCAGCTCTGTGGGGGGACCCATTTAAAAGGGCAGTTCACACTCATATCAATCAAGGCTATGCAAAATTAGTTGGAGTATTCCATGCAGAATATGGCATGCTCAACAGAG TTCACGTTCTTTGGTGGAATGAGAGTGCAGATAGCCGTGCAGCCGGGAGACATCAGTCTCATGAGGATCCCAGGGTCGTGGCAGCTG ttcggGAAAGTGTCAACTTCCTTGGGTCTCAGCAGAATATGCTTCTGATTCCTACATCATTTTCACCTTTGAAATAG
- the NIPSNAP3A gene encoding protein NipSnap homolog 3A isoform X1, whose translation MLALRSGLTRILSPRMLATQVCSSFATGPRQYDGTFYEFRTYYLKPSKMNEFLENVKKNIHLQTARSELVGYWSVEFGGRLNKVFHIWKYDNFAHRIEVQKALAKDKEWQEQFLIPNLALIDKQESEITYLVPWCKLEKPPKEGVYELATFQMKPGGPALWGDPFKRAVHTHINQGYAKLVGVFHAEYGMLNRVHVLWWNESADSRAAGRHQSHEDPRVVAAVRESVNFLGSQQNMLLIPTSFSPLK comes from the exons GTATGCTCATCTTTTGCCACAGGACCCAGACAATACGATGGAACATTCTATGAATTTCGTACCTATTATCTTAAGCCCTCAAAGATGAATGAGTTCCtggaaaatgttaagaaaaacatTCATCTTCAGACAGCTCGCTCTGAATTGGTTGGATACTGGAGTGTAGAATTTGGAGGCAGACTGAATAAGGTGTTTCATATTTGGAAGTATG ACAATTTTGCTCATCGAATTGAAGTTCAGAAAGCCTTGGCCAAAGATAAGGAATGGCAAGAACAATTTCTCATTCCAAATCTGGCTCTTATTGATAAACAGGAGAGTGAAATTACTTATCTGGTGCCATGGTGCAAATTAGAAAAACCTCCAAAAGAAG GAGTTTATGAACTGGCTACTTTTCAGATGAAACCTGGTGGGCCAGCTCTGTGGGGGGACCCATTTAAAAGGGCAGTTCACACTCATATCAATCAAGGCTATGCAAAATTAGTTGGAGTATTCCATGCAGAATATGGCATGCTCAACAGAG TTCACGTTCTTTGGTGGAATGAGAGTGCAGATAGCCGTGCAGCCGGGAGACATCAGTCTCATGAGGATCCCAGGGTCGTGGCAGCTG ttcggGAAAGTGTCAACTTCCTTGGGTCTCAGCAGAATATGCTTCTGATTCCTACATCATTTTCACCTTTGAAATAG